In a genomic window of Chlamydia sp.:
- a CDS encoding FAD-dependent monooxygenase encodes MIDVLIMGANPSGLILASILKQHGARIKVIDSRDSVTSPLPLPLHTLPLVLASSSLELLDNMNLLGDLLNKGRKIFGARYHWKQRSVLFKFDQSSASRYPFSLLISYEDLVSHLLQEFEKRGGVVNWATRPVTQVEQNLFIESTKSSTQVYEGREIFAPKWIIACEMDADPDLKDLLKTQIKPKKLYKEALFVDCEEGEPFEEAHIHLLPITKNFVNFIFYNPYRGSRQLYLTNTSGPLSPKFKNKLLYTYSLALAENSLSISTTLLQYPFCHDRYIFLGSIANNLSFSYLSGVNSNIHEAFNLGWKLLPVLKKAASSQLIFSKELKTSHVLPHFNEVHQKRAVKLLFSNMYTPALMYYYLKKCRKLDIVEGELYYPSHRALKYEASDIIKVSPNDKEIRGPRPGSRALDVRLDTGDYLLDSLKNAKHLLIFFKNRNDLVSALLEEYGEWVDVIATEDPNVHKFYHANPESLFIIRPDRYIGYRTHSFKLHELISYLLRIFATEN; translated from the coding sequence ATGATTGATGTTTTAATTATGGGAGCCAATCCTTCGGGACTCATTCTTGCTAGCATCTTAAAGCAACATGGGGCTCGTATTAAAGTAATAGACTCTCGCGATAGCGTAACATCTCCCTTACCCCTGCCTTTGCATACCCTCCCCTTAGTTTTAGCTTCTTCTTCTTTAGAACTTCTCGACAATATGAATCTTTTGGGAGATTTATTGAATAAAGGACGTAAAATCTTTGGAGCTCGTTATCACTGGAAACAACGTTCTGTTCTTTTTAAATTCGATCAATCTTCTGCTTCTCGTTATCCTTTCTCCCTTCTTATTTCTTATGAAGATTTGGTTTCCCATTTGCTCCAAGAATTCGAAAAACGAGGAGGTGTAGTTAACTGGGCAACTCGACCTGTTACTCAAGTGGAACAGAATCTGTTCATAGAAAGCACAAAAAGCTCAACACAAGTTTACGAAGGACGCGAGATTTTTGCTCCTAAATGGATCATTGCCTGTGAAATGGATGCTGATCCAGATCTTAAAGATCTATTGAAAACACAAATCAAACCAAAAAAATTATATAAAGAAGCGCTATTTGTGGATTGCGAAGAAGGAGAGCCTTTTGAAGAAGCCCACATTCACCTCCTCCCTATTACAAAAAATTTCGTAAATTTTATTTTTTATAATCCATATAGAGGCTCTCGCCAACTATACTTAACAAACACTTCTGGGCCGCTTTCTCCTAAGTTTAAAAATAAACTGCTCTATACATATAGTCTTGCATTAGCTGAAAATTCCCTTTCTATTTCTACGACTCTCCTACAATATCCTTTTTGCCATGATCGCTATATTTTCTTAGGAAGTATCGCTAATAATTTATCTTTTTCTTATCTTTCTGGAGTGAATTCTAACATTCATGAGGCCTTTAATTTAGGATGGAAACTTCTTCCCGTACTTAAAAAAGCAGCCTCCTCGCAATTAATTTTTTCAAAAGAATTAAAAACAAGCCACGTACTCCCTCATTTTAATGAGGTTCATCAAAAAAGGGCTGTTAAGCTTCTTTTTTCAAACATGTACACTCCAGCTTTAATGTACTATTATCTTAAAAAATGCCGAAAACTCGATATAGTCGAAGGAGAATTGTACTATCCTTCTCATCGAGCATTGAAATACGAGGCCAGTGATATCATTAAAGTATCTCCTAACGACAAAGAAATCCGGGGACCTAGGCCAGGATCTCGTGCTTTAGATGTTCGGCTCGATACTGGGGATTATCTCTTAGATTCGTTGAAAAATGCCAAGCATTTACTAATTTTTTTCAAAAATCGCAACGATCTAGTCTCGGCTCTTCTTGAAGAGTATGGTGAATGGGTGGATGTTATTGCAACTGAAGATCCTAATGTTCATAAATTTTATCACGCGAACCCAGAGTCTTTATTCATCATTCGTCCGGACCGCTATATTGGATATAGAACACACTCCTTCAAGCTTCACGAGTTAATTTCTTACCTACTCCGTATCTTTGCAACAGAAAACTAA
- a CDS encoding alpha/beta hydrolase gives MKKFATLLCVLLSGNSFAAPVQVPGFPAIPETYITIDEEKSTFREYCRGVNVLSCGYNLVGVFHTPTTPMPKGGYPTVIFFHGFRGNSFGSDGVYRELAYLLTSNGIAVARFDMAGCGNSEGFQDQIPVQTYLKNGEDILAAVSQYSEVNPHRIGIAGVSIGCHTTIHLASTYKPNNYSIQAISVWAPVADGIILLKEICATIGLSTLADSSASESVGSAFGFKDLPIRLCREDISFFLGIQDHVLVLSLPRRIPILHQQGTEDCVVSMAHHRLFLGSAPAQMRFRTYTGTQHDIATSPHRQQILHDIFTHFKKHL, from the coding sequence ATGAAAAAGTTTGCTACTCTTTTGTGTGTGCTCCTATCCGGCAATAGTTTTGCGGCTCCTGTTCAAGTTCCTGGGTTTCCAGCTATTCCAGAAACCTACATTACCATCGACGAGGAAAAATCAACTTTTAGGGAATACTGCCGAGGTGTCAATGTCCTTAGTTGCGGCTACAATCTTGTCGGGGTGTTCCACACTCCAACGACCCCTATGCCCAAGGGAGGATATCCTACAGTAATCTTTTTCCATGGATTCCGAGGCAATAGCTTTGGAAGTGATGGAGTTTATCGAGAATTAGCTTATCTCCTAACTTCGAATGGAATAGCTGTGGCTAGATTTGATATGGCAGGGTGTGGAAATAGTGAAGGTTTCCAAGACCAAATTCCGGTACAAACCTATCTAAAAAACGGGGAAGATATTCTTGCTGCTGTATCCCAGTACTCTGAAGTCAATCCTCATCGAATTGGGATTGCTGGAGTCTCAATAGGATGCCATACTACTATTCATCTAGCAAGTACCTACAAACCTAATAACTACTCCATCCAAGCTATCTCAGTCTGGGCTCCTGTTGCTGACGGAATTATTCTCCTTAAAGAGATTTGTGCAACGATAGGTTTATCCACTTTAGCAGATTCATCGGCATCTGAAAGTGTTGGCTCGGCTTTTGGTTTCAAAGATCTTCCTATTAGGCTTTGTCGAGAAGACATAAGTTTCTTCTTAGGTATTCAAGATCATGTTCTCGTGCTCTCTCTACCTCGACGAATCCCGATTCTCCATCAACAAGGAACAGAAGATTGTGTTGTTTCTATGGCACATCATCGACTATTCCTAGGGTCAGCTCCCGCGCAAATGCGTTTCAGAACTTATACCGGTACTCAACACGACATAGCCACTTCTCCTCATCGCCAACAAATATTGCACGATATATTCACACATTTCAAAAAGCATCTTTAA
- the rpmG gene encoding 50S ribosomal protein L33, whose translation MASKNREIIKLKSTESSEMYWTVKNKRKTTGRLELKKYDKKLRKHVIFKEAK comes from the coding sequence ATGGCCAGCAAAAACCGCGAAATTATTAAATTGAAAAGCACTGAAAGTTCTGAGATGTATTGGACTGTTAAGAATAAAAGAAAAACAACCGGTCGACTAGAACTTAAAAAATATGATAAAAAGCTGCGTAAGCACGTTATCTTCAAAGAAGCTAAGTAG